A DNA window from Candidatus Liberimonas magnetica contains the following coding sequences:
- a CDS encoding DUF5659 domain-containing protein produces the protein MDVYRTNDLYESSLLYALGYKLVNTERTNGRISFEFGDKLECEATLKKYYSNDLKVKAHSFAESIRSIKSMLFRI, from the coding sequence ATGGATGTCTATAGAACTAATGACTTATATGAGTCAAGCTTGCTATACGCTTTAGGCTACAAGCTGGTGAATACTGAGAGGACAAACGGAAGGATAAGTTTTGAATTTGGGGATAAGCTCGAATGCGAAGCTACTCTAAAAAAGTACTATTCAAATGATTTGAAAGTGAAGGCACACAGTTTTGCTGAATCTATAAGGAGTATAAAAAGCATGTTATTCAGAATTTAA
- a CDS encoding DNA recombination protein RmuC — protein sequence MNIFVLVIILLAAVIIILALRKSKTSDQSFLLLQQQLENLRLQVSESLKNNTDVVNKQLFGIMSQVNNQLDKVTNQLSTSQKNMGERLDNTTNIISKVEKELGSLSVATERVFEVGKDISSLQEILQSPKLRGNLGELFLGDLLGQMLPKENFTTQHKFKSGEAVDAVVQLSGGLVPVDSKFPLENFKKYVETQGEEEKKAVRRKFVSDVKKHIDAIAAKYIVPDEGTFDFALMYIPAENVYYETIIKDEDNSSISEYAVSRRVIPVSPNSFYAYLQAIVLGLKGMKVEKTAGEIIQHLARLKGDFERFKCEFDILGKHITNIKTKFDESSKRLEKFEDKLIGSELGDLKAPGKTTETCELENKTLV from the coding sequence ATGAATATATTTGTTCTTGTAATCATACTTCTTGCTGCGGTAATAATTATATTAGCCTTAAGAAAATCAAAAACTTCTGACCAGTCATTTCTTTTACTGCAGCAGCAGCTTGAGAATTTGAGACTTCAAGTCTCGGAAAGCCTTAAAAACAACACGGATGTAGTAAACAAACAGCTTTTTGGAATAATGAGCCAGGTGAATAATCAGCTTGACAAAGTTACAAACCAGCTTTCTACATCCCAGAAAAACATGGGAGAAAGGCTCGATAACACGACAAACATCATATCAAAGGTAGAAAAAGAGTTAGGCTCTCTTTCCGTTGCTACAGAGAGGGTCTTTGAAGTAGGAAAGGATATATCAAGCCTTCAGGAGATACTCCAGTCACCAAAACTCAGGGGTAACCTCGGTGAGCTTTTTCTGGGTGACCTTCTTGGTCAGATGCTTCCGAAAGAAAATTTTACAACCCAGCATAAGTTTAAAAGTGGCGAGGCTGTGGACGCGGTAGTGCAGCTTAGCGGTGGGCTTGTACCTGTGGATTCGAAGTTCCCCCTTGAAAACTTTAAGAAGTACGTGGAGACACAGGGCGAAGAAGAGAAAAAAGCCGTAAGAAGAAAGTTCGTATCTGACGTTAAAAAGCATATTGATGCGATAGCTGCCAAATATATAGTGCCGGATGAAGGCACGTTCGATTTCGCTCTCATGTACATACCTGCGGAGAATGTTTACTACGAAACGATAATAAAAGATGAAGATAACTCAAGTATCTCGGAGTACGCGGTTTCAAGGCGGGTCATCCCTGTATCCCCGAACTCTTTTTACGCTTACCTGCAGGCTATAGTGCTTGGGCTTAAAGGAATGAAGGTTGAAAAGACCGCTGGCGAGATAATCCAGCACCTTGCCCGTTTAAAAGGCGATTTTGAACGTTTTAAATGTGAGTTCGATATTTTAGGCAAGCATATAACAAACATAAAAACAAAATTTGACGAAAGCTCAAAGCGTCTTGAAAAATTTGAAGATAAGCTTATTGGTTCTGAGCTCGGCGACCTGAAAGCACCTGGAAAAACAACCGAAACCTGCGAGCTTGAGAATAAAACATTAGTTTAA
- a CDS encoding ASKHA domain-containing protein encodes MKKLTLISGNFNKTILVKENSNLLSIIQQSGLFIDAPCGGNGTCKKCTVFIDEKPRLTGGQACLACRVSVENDMIVRVPEYANLELKNEKTQIAKYFKGHCIEPAVKTDGPNNLGAAIDLGTTTICIELLELNKGKIVDSITFYNPQIIYGADIIHRIVFAQKGDNAQLLQKNVIDEIRMAINDLCLKNNFRLEDVKAAVIAGNTTMIHLAMGLPTKDIREKLYLPAPDKYPEVNILKDGKIFIIPWVANYLGGDIVSGVIASGLHKKTGINILLDIGTNGEIIIGNNEWMAGCACSAGPAFEGMGLNCGMRYKAGAVTSATYNNGKFEYSVAGESKPGGICGTGVISLLKHLREQNYIDKRGKFTDKVTDKINGRKSFILFKADDSFNNEVIYIDETDIDNILRAKAAIYSGMSLIMKKLDIPFSNINNFYIAGGIGNALNIEDALYIGLFPPMDRKKIKFIGNSSLTGAVKYLLSQEARSETYDIQKAITYLDLSSEPKYMDEYLAALFIPHTDQP; translated from the coding sequence ATGAAAAAGCTTACGCTCATCTCAGGTAATTTTAACAAAACCATCCTTGTAAAAGAAAATTCCAATTTATTAAGCATAATACAACAAAGCGGGCTCTTTATTGATGCTCCGTGCGGCGGCAACGGAACGTGTAAAAAATGCACGGTTTTTATTGATGAAAAACCCCGCCTCACCGGCGGGCAGGCCTGCCTGGCATGTAGGGTAAGCGTTGAGAATGATATGATTGTAAGGGTGCCGGAATATGCTAACCTTGAATTGAAAAATGAAAAAACGCAAATCGCCAAATATTTTAAAGGGCATTGTATTGAACCTGCGGTTAAAACCGATGGGCCGAACAACCTGGGTGCTGCCATAGACCTTGGCACAACTACAATATGTATAGAGCTTTTAGAATTAAACAAGGGCAAAATAGTTGATTCTATTACTTTCTATAATCCGCAGATAATTTATGGGGCTGATATTATCCACCGCATTGTTTTTGCCCAAAAAGGCGATAATGCGCAATTGCTTCAAAAAAATGTAATTGATGAAATAAGAATGGCGATCAATGATTTATGCCTGAAAAACAATTTCAGGCTTGAAGATGTAAAAGCCGCAGTCATAGCCGGAAATACAACAATGATTCATCTGGCAATGGGGCTTCCGACAAAAGATATAAGGGAAAAGCTTTATTTGCCGGCACCGGATAAATATCCTGAGGTTAATATTTTAAAAGATGGTAAGATATTTATAATACCCTGGGTAGCTAATTATCTTGGAGGGGATATAGTCTCAGGTGTAATTGCGAGCGGGCTGCATAAAAAAACAGGGATTAACATCTTGCTTGACATAGGGACAAACGGCGAAATTATAATCGGAAACAATGAGTGGATGGCCGGGTGCGCCTGTTCAGCCGGCCCGGCATTTGAAGGCATGGGACTTAACTGCGGCATGAGGTACAAAGCCGGCGCAGTAACAAGTGCAACTTATAATAACGGCAAGTTTGAATACTCTGTAGCAGGGGAATCAAAGCCCGGCGGCATATGCGGGACAGGAGTTATCAGTTTATTAAAACATTTAAGAGAACAGAATTATATTGATAAACGGGGCAAGTTTACAGATAAAGTTACCGATAAAATCAACGGCAGAAAATCTTTTATACTGTTTAAGGCAGATGACTCGTTTAATAATGAGGTTATTTACATCGACGAAACGGATATTGACAATATTCTAAGAGCTAAAGCGGCGATATACTCAGGAATGAGCCTTATAATGAAAAAGCTGGATATTCCATTTTCAAATATCAATAATTTTTACATAGCCGGAGGCATCGGGAATGCATTAAATATAGAAGATGCGTTATACATAGGATTGTTCCCTCCCATGGACAGGAAGAAAATTAAATTTATCGGGAACTCGTCGCTTACAGGGGCGGTTAAATATTTGTTATCTCAAGAAGCAAGAAGCGAAACTTATGATATACAGAAAGCAATCACTTATCTAGATTTAAGCAGTGAGCCAAAATATATGGATGAATACCTGGCAGCCTTATTTATCCCACATACAGATCAACCTTAA
- a CDS encoding acetyl-CoA decarbonylase/synthase complex subunit gamma, with protein MALTGLQIFKLLPNKNCNECGVPTCLAFAMKLAAKAAEPKSCPYISEEAMGVLGASQTPPIKKLSFRLSGKSIDIGAETVMYRHEKRFINKPVIALEISDGLSNDEFDKKLKEIMSYTFNRVGEDLFCEGISLLNTSNNIENYINRYKALTGLDRVIILSGINPAILEQVLNTGGTHANLILNSCRLADFDGYVNIASGKDIKVVVEAENPEELFDLVLKAEGSSIKNIILKQNSNSVADLLKNNVTLRRLALKRNFKPAGYPILSESSDRLFDCVTGICKYSSIIILKDYNGASLFPLLTLRQNIYTDPQKPLQIQPGIYKVGEPAADSPLMVTTNFSLTYFIVSGEVGNSPYSAWLLIADSEGMSVLTAWSANKFSPELIARSVRDSKIENEIKHRKIIIPGYVAILQGDLEEKLAGWEVKVGPQEAVDIPQYLKETWKQ; from the coding sequence ATGGCATTAACAGGGCTTCAGATATTTAAATTATTGCCGAACAAAAACTGCAACGAATGCGGCGTACCCACATGCCTGGCTTTTGCAATGAAACTTGCAGCAAAGGCCGCTGAACCAAAGTCATGTCCGTACATTTCAGAAGAAGCAATGGGAGTCTTAGGAGCTTCCCAGACGCCGCCTATTAAAAAGCTTAGTTTTAGATTATCCGGAAAATCAATAGATATCGGCGCTGAGACTGTAATGTACAGGCATGAAAAAAGGTTTATTAATAAGCCAGTAATCGCTTTGGAGATAAGTGACGGGTTATCAAACGATGAGTTTGACAAGAAACTCAAAGAAATAATGTCTTATACGTTTAACAGGGTTGGCGAAGACCTTTTTTGTGAAGGCATATCGCTTCTAAACACTTCAAATAATATTGAAAATTACATAAATAGATATAAAGCGCTGACAGGCTTAGACAGGGTGATTATATTATCAGGGATTAATCCTGCCATATTGGAGCAGGTATTAAATACAGGGGGCACTCACGCAAATTTAATACTTAACAGTTGCAGGCTTGCGGATTTTGACGGATATGTAAATATTGCTTCAGGGAAGGATATTAAAGTTGTTGTTGAGGCGGAAAACCCGGAAGAATTATTTGACCTTGTTCTAAAAGCGGAAGGCAGCAGCATAAAAAACATTATATTGAAACAGAATTCAAATTCTGTTGCGGATTTGCTTAAAAATAATGTTACTTTAAGGCGCCTGGCATTAAAAAGGAATTTTAAGCCCGCAGGATACCCCATTTTATCCGAAAGCAGCGACAGGCTGTTTGATTGTGTGACCGGTATCTGTAAATATTCATCAATTATAATATTAAAAGATTACAACGGCGCTTCGCTTTTTCCCCTTCTTACCTTGAGGCAGAATATTTATACCGATCCGCAGAAACCTCTGCAAATACAGCCGGGTATTTATAAAGTCGGTGAACCCGCGGCTGATTCGCCGTTAATGGTTACTACAAATTTCTCCTTAACCTATTTTATAGTTTCAGGTGAGGTCGGCAATTCGCCTTACAGCGCCTGGCTGCTAATCGCTGATTCAGAAGGGATGTCAGTGCTTACAGCCTGGTCTGCTAATAAATTCTCTCCGGAACTTATCGCCCGCTCGGTCAGGGACTCAAAGATAGAAAATGAAATCAAGCACAGAAAAATTATAATCCCGGGTTATGTGGCGATCCTGCAAGGCGACCTGGAAGAGAAGCTTGCAGGCTGGGAAGTTAAGGTAGGCCCGCAGGAAGCAGTAGACATTCCGCAGTACCTTAAAGAAACGTGGAAGCAGTAA
- a CDS encoding ATP-binding protein: MIKRLFSQKLNHYLKLFPIVSVIGPRQAGKTTFIKKELFSWKYFDLEKPSDFRRIESDMEYFFNEYGNQCIIDEAQNMPVLFPFLRSFVDTNRKKKGRIVLLGSINPLLMKNISESLSGRIGFVEIPTFLFSEISKKLKLNLESFWLKGGYPEPIKWKTEDHIIWLESYIKTFTERDVFRYNQIDITAQKQIQLLTMIAHTHGKLWNASQISSAFGTSYHTINNYIDILNKYFIVRRLMPYFANVGKRLMKHPKIYFRDAGILHYLLGIDSLEMLRTSPYRGFSFEGLIIENIIQNLDAVPNARNEYYFYRTAQGDEIDLLVKTGSKLTAFEIKTSSSVGISDLSGFQRCMQHLKIEKGIVIYMGKEDFSLTSNIEVKSAWKYLINPA; the protein is encoded by the coding sequence ATGATTAAAAGATTATTTTCCCAAAAACTAAATCATTACCTGAAGCTATTTCCTATTGTTTCTGTTATCGGGCCGAGGCAAGCCGGCAAAACGACTTTTATAAAAAAGGAGCTGTTTTCATGGAAATACTTTGATCTGGAAAAACCTTCCGATTTTCGAAGAATTGAATCCGATATGGAGTATTTTTTCAATGAGTATGGCAATCAGTGCATAATTGACGAAGCTCAAAACATGCCTGTATTATTTCCTTTTCTACGCAGTTTTGTAGACACAAACCGCAAAAAGAAGGGGCGTATAGTTCTTTTGGGTTCAATAAACCCACTGCTAATGAAAAACATATCCGAATCGCTTTCTGGAAGAATTGGATTTGTGGAGATACCTACTTTCTTATTTTCTGAAATAAGCAAAAAGCTGAAACTAAATTTAGAGAGTTTCTGGCTTAAAGGCGGATACCCCGAGCCCATTAAATGGAAAACAGAAGACCATATTATATGGCTGGAAAGTTATATCAAAACATTTACGGAAAGGGACGTATTCCGGTATAACCAGATAGACATAACGGCGCAAAAGCAAATTCAGCTTTTGACAATGATCGCCCATACTCACGGCAAGTTATGGAATGCATCCCAGATTTCGTCCGCTTTCGGCACGAGCTACCATACCATTAATAATTATATTGATATACTTAATAAATATTTTATTGTCCGCAGATTGATGCCATATTTTGCGAATGTCGGCAAAAGGCTCATGAAGCACCCCAAAATATATTTTCGGGATGCAGGCATACTGCATTATCTTCTTGGCATAGATTCATTGGAAATGCTACGGACTTCCCCTTACCGTGGTTTCAGTTTTGAGGGCCTTATAATAGAAAACATAATACAGAATCTCGATGCAGTGCCCAATGCCCGTAATGAATATTATTTTTACCGCACTGCCCAGGGAGACGAGATTGACCTTTTAGTAAAAACCGGCAGCAAGCTTACCGCCTTTGAGATTAAAACATCATCTTCCGTGGGTATCAGCGATTTGTCAGGGTTTCAACGCTGTATGCAGCACCTCAAGATTGAAAAGGGCATAGTAATTTACATGGGCAAAGAGGACTTCTCTTTAACATCAAACATAGAAGTCAAATCTGCGTGGAAATATTTGATAAATCCTGCATAA
- a CDS encoding acetyl-CoA decarbonylase/synthase complex subunit delta: MQYDDVKEKWSGAVNELALSDKIKIGGETAFSYHRFEGNFPNVPLVAMEINDVYPKAWPVFLKDSIGEDALKNPVTWAQKCVNEFDADLIFYDMPGTHQDKENIGPQQAAEGMNAVLSAVELPVIVRPDGNNDKKNEVFSKCCEQAKRQIIIGSAKEDNYRTITASAMAGKHFIITEAPIDVNISKQTNILVTQMNFPLDRIIMDPLTGALGYGLEYTYSVMERIRLQTFNDDKMMSPPLICCVGQDVWKAKEIKIEAQNLGSNLERGINWETTTAISLILSGANIVVVRHPESVKLIKKFIKSLYNS; encoded by the coding sequence ATGCAATACGATGACGTAAAAGAGAAATGGAGCGGAGCTGTAAACGAGCTGGCGCTCTCTGATAAAATAAAAATCGGCGGAGAGACGGCATTTTCGTATCACAGGTTTGAAGGGAATTTCCCCAACGTTCCTTTAGTTGCAATGGAAATAAATGATGTATATCCAAAAGCCTGGCCGGTGTTTTTAAAGGATTCCATAGGCGAAGATGCACTGAAAAACCCGGTTACGTGGGCTCAAAAATGCGTGAACGAATTTGATGCTGACCTGATATTTTATGATATGCCCGGCACGCACCAGGATAAGGAAAATATCGGGCCGCAGCAGGCAGCAGAGGGCATGAACGCTGTTTTAAGCGCAGTTGAGTTGCCCGTTATAGTAAGGCCGGACGGCAATAACGATAAAAAGAATGAGGTTTTCTCCAAATGCTGCGAGCAGGCAAAAAGGCAGATAATAATTGGTTCAGCCAAGGAAGATAATTACAGGACAATAACGGCTTCGGCTATGGCAGGAAAACACTTTATAATTACAGAAGCGCCTATTGACGTAAATATATCCAAACAGACAAATATACTTGTAACACAGATGAACTTCCCGCTTGATAGGATAATTATGGACCCGCTGACAGGCGCTCTGGGGTACGGGCTTGAATATACGTATTCCGTAATGGAAAGAATAAGGCTTCAGACTTTTAATGACGATAAAATGATGTCCCCGCCTCTTATATGCTGTGTGGGCCAGGACGTCTGGAAGGCAAAGGAAATAAAGATCGAAGCCCAAAACCTGGGCAGCAACCTGGAAAGAGGCATTAACTGGGAAACCACAACTGCTATAAGCTTAATTTTATCCGGCGCTAATATAGTCGTTGTGCGCCACCCGGAATCGGTGAAATTGATCAAGAAGTTTATTAAGTCATTATATAATAGTTAA